Proteins found in one Panicum hallii strain FIL2 chromosome 4, PHallii_v3.1, whole genome shotgun sequence genomic segment:
- the LOC112890436 gene encoding putative nuclease HARBI1 yields the protein MSAFRLLSISRKRRVRLEAEATHAAVLAMTRRVVAPRWDGCVPMHRVIRRDRDGAWAELVRRYFAPEPLFDDATFSRRFRMKISLFDMIFERLAEKSEYFHQKADGLGRMGFHGKHKCVVAMRMLAYGSIADALDDGYAMAESTVLECVKEFASTVISVFEEDYLRPPNQAELNRILMENEARGFPGMIGSIDCMHWEWGACPVGWQGQFTGRKGRPTVVLEAVATKDLRIWHAFFGMPGSCNDLNILDRSTVFDDLANGRTPQVEFFVNGNRYDMAYYLADKIYLKWATLVKTKSEPVNPKDSTFADAQESARKDVERCFGVLRSRFRIIQQAGRLWRPHDMNTIMRACIILHNMII from the exons ATGTCGGCGTTCAGATTACTTTCAATTTCGCGCAAGAGGAGGGTACGCCTTGAAGCTGAAGCTACTCATGCAGCTGTACTGGCGATGACACGACGTGTGGTTGCTCCTAGATGGGATGGTTGTGTCCCCATGCACCGTGTAATTCGGAGAGACAGGGATGGTGCCTGGGCGGAGCTTGTGAGGCGTTACTTCGCGCCGGAGCCTTTGTTCGATGACGCCACATTCAGCCGCCG TTTTAGGATGAAAATAAGCTTGTTCGACATGATCTTTGAGAGACTTGCTGAGAAGAGTGAGTATTTTCATCAGAAAGCCGATGGTTTAGGACGTATGGGATTCCATGGAAAGCATAAGTGCGTTGTGGCCATGCGGATGCTTGCGTATGGAAGTATAGCCGACGCACTTGATGATGGTTATGCCATGGCCGAGAGCACCGTTTTGGAGTGCGTCAAGGAGTTTGCAAGCACTGTTATTTCCGTGTTTGAGGAAGACTATTTGCGACCACCTAATCAGGCCGAGTTGAATAGGATTTTAATGGAGAATGAAGCTAGAGGTTTTCCCGGGATGATCGGAAGTATCGATTGCATGCATTGGGAGTGGGGAGCTTGTCCGGTTGGTTGGCAGGGTCAGTTCACTGGACGGAAGGGGCGACCGACTGTTGTTCTTGAAGCTGTTGCAACTAAAGATCTCAGAATTTGGCATGCATTCTTTGGAATGCCAGGCTCATGCAACGACCTCAATATTTTGGACCGTTCAACTGTGTTTGATGACCTTGCCAATGGAAGAACTCCTCAAGTTGAATTCTTTGTCAATGGCAACAGGTATGACATGGCATACTACCTAGCTGACAAGATATATCTTAAGTGGGCGACGCTGGTGAAAACAAAGAGTGAGCCTGTGAATCCAAAAGACAGTACCTTTGCCGATGCTCAAGAATCTGCCAGAAAGGATGTTGAGCGTTGTTTCGGTGTCCTTCGGTCTAGGTTTCGTATCATACAGCAAGCTGGTAGATTGTGGAGACCGCATGACATGAACACAATTATGCGGGCTTGTATCATTCTTCACAATATGATCATCTAG
- the LOC112890437 gene encoding glutathione S-transferase T3-like, translating into MQAPYGDANYSRTNGQCTEEFSREREESPPPSRFGSRTPLAAEEQASDEGCDRGIHPVCKMSHPEQTLEFAIDCMLPASTDLRSLAEGLPVDVGNEPVCGQNFMTSSSVMPPPEGNDEDVEEIDGEQFADGTANKKGNSHRGKSFLPQEDRVIVSGWLNISKDASTGASQTANAFYARLHRYFLENWDMQSQRSQVSIQNRWTAIRKAVNKFQGILSAIQRTNESGKTDQDKINDAIRAYEEKKPWQFAHCWEILRSEPKWNDYLLACSKPKQVNDKQTAAPPATPANATMPTAPIERPAGRDSVKRCCSTVEDSASSVALEMLQKIHTRGRQMDEQEAKQKEELVAIERAKFDLQQRAVLAKIEQGDKKLQLQREIMETNQFRTEAKIMFTDLNALHPSIGYWMVKKQRDILIREGINLDEVESSSAGTQNDRPSGNN; encoded by the exons ATGCAGGCTCCCTACGGCGATGCAAATTACTCCCGTACAAACGGTCAGTGCACCGAAGAGTTTTCCCGGGAGAGAGAAGAGAGTCCTCCGCCGTCGCGTTTTGGATCTAGGACTCCTCTCGCGGCGGAAGAGCAGGCAAGCGACGAAGGCTGCGACAGAGGCATCCACCCGGTGTGCAAG ATGAGCCACCCCGAGCAGACCCTTGAGTTCGCCATTGATTGCATGCTTCCAGCCAGCACGGATCTGAGGAGCCTTGCTGAGGGCCTCCCAGTGGACGTGGGCAACGAACCGGTGTGTGGCCAGAACTTTATGACGAGTTCATCTGTGATGCCACCTCCAGAGGGAAATGATGAGGACGTCGAGGAGATAGATGGTGAGCAGTTTGCCGATGGCACTGCCAACAAGAAAGGAAATTCACATCGTGGAAAGTCATTCTTACCACAAGAGGACAGGGTTATAGTGTCCGGGTGGCTGAACATTTCTAAAGATGCAAGCACAG GTGCATCCCAGACCGCAAATGCCTTCTATGCTCGGCTGCATCGTTATTTCCTTGAGAATTGGGACATGCAAAGCCAGAGGAGCCAAGTCTCCATTCAAAATCGATGGACTGCCATTCGAAAGGCAGTTAACAAGTTCCAAGGGATCCTGTCTGCTATTCAGAGAACGAATGAGAGTGGCAAGACCGACCAGGACAAG ATTAATGATGCTATCAGAGCTTATGAGGAGAAAAAGCCATGGCAGTTCGCACATTGTTGGGAGATTTTGAGGAGTGAACCAAAATGGAATGACTACTTACTGGCGTGTAGCAAGCCAAAGCAAGTCAACGACAAACAGACAGCTGCACCACCAGCCACCCCTGCTAATGCAACTATGCCTACTGCACCGATTGAAAGGCCTGCAGGACGGGACAGTGTGAAGAGATGCTGTTCAACCGTGGAGGACTCAGCATCTAGTGTTGCTCTGGAAATGTTACAAAAAATTCATACCAGAGGACGGCAGATGGACGAGCAGGAAGCAAAGCAGAAGGAGGAGCTGGTAGCTATTGAACGGGCCAAGTTTGACCTGCAACAGCGAGCAGTGCTCGCGAAGATTGAACAGGGTGACAAAAAGCTTCAGCTGCAAAGGGAGATCATGGAAACAAATCAGTTCCGGACGGAAGCCAAAATAATGTTCACTGATCTAAATGCCTTGCACCCTTCTATTGGTTACTGGATGGTCAAGAAGCAGAGGGATATTTTGATAAGGGAAGGTATAAACCTGGATGAGGTAGAGTCCTCATCTGCTGGTACCCAGAACGACCGCCCCTCGGGAAACAATTAG
- the LOC112890920 gene encoding uncharacterized protein LOC112890920 isoform X1 — MATVTTSSSPATLQSCRHASHGVVRYCPPLPWRRRRRSFGQVTTKDTASSQGQPSATGGRVEAPVGVAAEAGEEGDSIRRLQNGPDVRGVALEGEKGRLVDLTPLAVEVIAESFGEWLREELQRPEGEELRVSVGRDPRLSGARLSAALFAGLARAGCSVFDMGLATTPACFMSTILSRFNYDASIMMTASHLPYTRNGLKFFTKHGGLTSGDVEKICDRAAQKYVARKMGLGGRGTPPVVMRVDLMSAYSQHLRDIIKQRVAHPTHYDTPLKGFKVIVNAGNGCGGFFTWDVLEKLGADTTGSLHLEPDGTFPNHMPNPEDATTMSLTRDAVLAHGADLGVVFDTDVDRSGVVDDTGAAINGDRLIALMSAIVLDEHPGTTVVTDARASDGLTRFIASRGGHHCLYRVGYRNVIDKGVQLNIDGVETHLMMETTGHGALKENYFLDDGAYMVVKIVIEMVRMKLAGLEGGVGSLIMDLEEPAESVLLRMNILGEPKHAKQRGTMAVEAFKNYIQEDKLSGWVLDDCGDCSVSEGCLVDTNDHPIDVDAYMYRAKLYDENKRPLGMVHVRQSVHNPNIALNMQSYLPGGCKSMAKDLHERFLLASGVNEFLDTREVEKFVK, encoded by the exons ATGGCCACCGTCACCACTTCTTCTTCGCCGGCCACTCTGCAGTCATGCAGGCACGCGAGCCACGGCGTGGTGCGGTACTGCCCTCCTCtcccgtggaggaggaggaggaggagcttcGGCCAGGTGACGACAAAAGACACGGCGAGCTCCCAAGGGCAGCCCTCGGCGACGGGCGGCCGGGTAGAGGCACCCGTTGGCGTCGCCGCGGAGGCGGGGGAGGAGGGCGACAGTATCCGGAGGCTGCAGAACGGGCCGGACGTGCGAGGCGTGGCGCTGGAGGGGGAGAAGGGTCGGCTAGTGGACCTCACGCCTCTGGCGGTCGAGGTTATCGCGGAGAGCTTCGGGGAGTGGCTGCGTGAGGAGCTCCAGCGGCCGGAGGGCGAGGAGCTGCGGGTCTCCGTCGGCCGCGACCCACGGCTGTCGGGCGCGAGGCTCAGCGCTGCGCTCTTCGCGGGGCTCGCGAGGGCGGGGTGCTCCGTGTTCGACATGGGGCTCGCCACCACGCCCGCGTGCTTCATGAGCACCATACTGTCTCGGTTCAACTATGACGCGTCTATTATG ATGACGGCGTCACACCTTCCTTACACCCGCAACGGCCTCAAGTTTTTCACCAAACACGGCGGATTGACCTCCGGGGATGTCGAGAAGATCTGTGATCGCGCGGCGCAGAAGTACGTGGCCCGGAAGATGGGCCTCGGCGGCAGGGGCACGCCGCCTGTGGTAATGCGCGTCGACCTCATGAGTGCCTACTCTCAGCACCTCCGCGACATCATCAAGCAGCGCGTCGCGCACCCGACGCACTACGACACCCCACTGAAGGGCTTCAAGGTCATCGTGAACGCCGGCAACGGCTGCGGTGGCTTCTTCACGTGGGACGTCTTGGAGAAGCTCGGCGCCGACACAACAGGTAGCCTGCACCTGGAGCCCGACGGCACGTTCCCCAACCACATGCCTAACCCGGAGGATGCCACCACCATGTCGCTCACCCGCGACGCCGTGCTGGCCCACGGCGCGGACCTGGGCGTTGTCTTCGACACCGACGTGGACCGCAGCGGCGTGGTTGACGACACTGGCGCGGCCATTAACGGAGATAGGCTCATCGCACTCATGTCGGCCATCGTGCTGGACGAGCACCCGGGCACGACGGTTGTCACCGACGCGCGCGCCAGCGACGGGCTCACGCGGTTCATCGCCTCCAGGGGAGGCCACCACTGCCTGTACCGCGTGGGCTACCGCAACGTCATCGACAAGGGCGTCCAGCTCAACATCGACGGCGTAGAAACGCACCTGATGATGGAGACCACCGGCCACGGCGCGCTCAAGGAGAACTACTTCCTCGATGATG GTGCGTACATGGTGGTGAAGATTGTCATCGAGATGGTCCGGATGAAACTGGCAGGATTGGAGGGAGGCGTAGGGAGCCTCATCATGGATCTCGAGGAGCCTGCCGAGTCAGTTTTGTTGAGGATGAACATACTAGGTGAACCCAAGCATGCAAAACAAAGGGGTACAATGGCCGTGGAGGCTTTCAAGAATTACATCCAG GAGGACAAACTTTCCGGTTGGGTGCTCGATGATTGCGGGGATTGCTCAGTTAGCGAGGGATGCCTCGTGGACACAAATGATCATCCTATCGATGTTGATGCATACATGTACAG AGCAAAACTTTACGACGAGAATAAGAGACCATTGGGCATGGTCCATGTTCGTCAAAGCGTTCATAATCCCAATATAGCACTGAATATGCAATCCTATCTTCCTGGTGGTTGCAAATCCATGGCAAAGGATCTTCACGAAAG GTTTTTGTTGGCAAGTGGAGTGAATGAGTTTCTTGACACTAGAGAAGTAGAGAAATTTGTGAAGTAG
- the LOC112890920 gene encoding uncharacterized protein LOC112890920 isoform X2, with amino-acid sequence MATVTTSSSPATLQSCRHASHGVVRYCPPLPWRRRRRSFGQVTTKDTASSQGQPSATGGRVEAPVGVAAEAGEEGDSIRRLQNGPDVRGVALEGEKGRLVDLTPLAVEVIAESFGEWLREELQRPEGEELRVSVGRDPRLSGARLSAALFAGLARAGCSVFDMGLATTPACFMSTILSRFNYDASIMMTASHLPYTRNGLKFFTKHGGLTSGDVEKICDRAAQKYVARKMGLGGRGTPPVVMRVDLMSAYSQHLRDIIKQRVAHPTHYDTPLKGFKVIVNAGNGCGGFFTWDVLEKLGADTTGSLHLEPDGTFPNHMPNPEDATTMSLTRDAVLAHGADLGVVFDTDVDRSGVVDDTGAAINGDRLIALMSAIVLDEHPGTTVVTDARASDGLTRFIASRGGHHCLYRVGYRNVIDKGVQLNIDGVETHLMMETTGHGALKENYFLDDGAYMVVKIVIEMVRMKLAGLEGGVGSLIMDLEEPAESVLLRMNILGEPKHAKQRGTMAVEAFKNYIQEDKLSGWVLDDCGDCSVSEGCLVDTNDHPIDVDAYMYRRRFAPVRSYKSHDFPFYLNFLSQCYSR; translated from the exons ATGGCCACCGTCACCACTTCTTCTTCGCCGGCCACTCTGCAGTCATGCAGGCACGCGAGCCACGGCGTGGTGCGGTACTGCCCTCCTCtcccgtggaggaggaggaggaggagcttcGGCCAGGTGACGACAAAAGACACGGCGAGCTCCCAAGGGCAGCCCTCGGCGACGGGCGGCCGGGTAGAGGCACCCGTTGGCGTCGCCGCGGAGGCGGGGGAGGAGGGCGACAGTATCCGGAGGCTGCAGAACGGGCCGGACGTGCGAGGCGTGGCGCTGGAGGGGGAGAAGGGTCGGCTAGTGGACCTCACGCCTCTGGCGGTCGAGGTTATCGCGGAGAGCTTCGGGGAGTGGCTGCGTGAGGAGCTCCAGCGGCCGGAGGGCGAGGAGCTGCGGGTCTCCGTCGGCCGCGACCCACGGCTGTCGGGCGCGAGGCTCAGCGCTGCGCTCTTCGCGGGGCTCGCGAGGGCGGGGTGCTCCGTGTTCGACATGGGGCTCGCCACCACGCCCGCGTGCTTCATGAGCACCATACTGTCTCGGTTCAACTATGACGCGTCTATTATG ATGACGGCGTCACACCTTCCTTACACCCGCAACGGCCTCAAGTTTTTCACCAAACACGGCGGATTGACCTCCGGGGATGTCGAGAAGATCTGTGATCGCGCGGCGCAGAAGTACGTGGCCCGGAAGATGGGCCTCGGCGGCAGGGGCACGCCGCCTGTGGTAATGCGCGTCGACCTCATGAGTGCCTACTCTCAGCACCTCCGCGACATCATCAAGCAGCGCGTCGCGCACCCGACGCACTACGACACCCCACTGAAGGGCTTCAAGGTCATCGTGAACGCCGGCAACGGCTGCGGTGGCTTCTTCACGTGGGACGTCTTGGAGAAGCTCGGCGCCGACACAACAGGTAGCCTGCACCTGGAGCCCGACGGCACGTTCCCCAACCACATGCCTAACCCGGAGGATGCCACCACCATGTCGCTCACCCGCGACGCCGTGCTGGCCCACGGCGCGGACCTGGGCGTTGTCTTCGACACCGACGTGGACCGCAGCGGCGTGGTTGACGACACTGGCGCGGCCATTAACGGAGATAGGCTCATCGCACTCATGTCGGCCATCGTGCTGGACGAGCACCCGGGCACGACGGTTGTCACCGACGCGCGCGCCAGCGACGGGCTCACGCGGTTCATCGCCTCCAGGGGAGGCCACCACTGCCTGTACCGCGTGGGCTACCGCAACGTCATCGACAAGGGCGTCCAGCTCAACATCGACGGCGTAGAAACGCACCTGATGATGGAGACCACCGGCCACGGCGCGCTCAAGGAGAACTACTTCCTCGATGATG GTGCGTACATGGTGGTGAAGATTGTCATCGAGATGGTCCGGATGAAACTGGCAGGATTGGAGGGAGGCGTAGGGAGCCTCATCATGGATCTCGAGGAGCCTGCCGAGTCAGTTTTGTTGAGGATGAACATACTAGGTGAACCCAAGCATGCAAAACAAAGGGGTACAATGGCCGTGGAGGCTTTCAAGAATTACATCCAG GAGGACAAACTTTCCGGTTGGGTGCTCGATGATTGCGGGGATTGCTCAGTTAGCGAGGGATGCCTCGTGGACACAAATGATCATCCTATCGATGTTGATGCATACATGTACAG GAGGAGGTTTGCGCCCGTGCGAAGTTACAAGTCACACGATTTTCCTTTTTACCTAAACTTCTTGTCACAATGTTATTCAAGATAG
- the LOC112891070 gene encoding uncharacterized protein LOC112891070, whose amino-acid sequence MARHKEPSTPAAGGTPWKRRLRSHHATPQSLFSRRLPSCAKNRGEAEEPQTAKKPAAPKNTRRCGGCRAEDAEAARVPRAPPRRSPRLAGRDLEHPIVIDEGIKECEVRDNQSTITPLRRSPRFHPAGNGLGKQLLPQSPPEVTHNRKTPNASGKDKNITNLRSSQRNAAAKALPRTKNDKEPQPLCSNSPDIPIRQQIADLSCKKKEKKQLNSNHCEVLTRKRKRGTEGRSSPKRQNYQDLQSLPPGSQEIATSNETRKVRHQKGKNKKDLALVVQPKIGDDRLMNTEENNEDPTWTERERKQNFHGSDDWTEEQDVALRKAYFSARPSPHFWKRVSKLVPGRSAEECFNRIHADLSTPTRIAPRTRTCKAKFSPLANFSLSDPELPNLLEPAVGMQRTSKQKSLAAQKTVRHLLQKHCLIDHAHEADHFSIFESSPSALQLNISFEDFPGTPHSCMNSGSLLRFSASSSGQKKPFSRLKTKPDEPSPGVLKPVKNVILHEKYIDQLSRREGTRRPRRKTPGSKAADSVKAHSEQKAGDLKAAKNALISEATDFISHFKKLQANSLAHVIENSEDDDGTEGD is encoded by the exons ATGGCCAGGCACAAGGAGCCATCAACCCCGGCAGCCGGCGGGACGCCATGGAAGAGGCGACTACGCTCGCACCACGCGACCCCTCAAAGCTTGTTCTCGCGGAGGCTCCCATCCTGTGCCAAGAACCGGGGCGAGGCGGAGGAGCCCCAGACTGCCAAGAAGCCGGCCGCCCCCAAGAACACGCGGAGATGCGGCGGCTGCCGTGCTGAGGATGCCGAGGCTGCGCGGGTGCCGAGAGCGCCccctcgccgctcgccgcgcctcGCCGGCAGGGATCTGGAGCACCCGATTGTGATAGACGAAGGAATCaag GAATGTGAGGTCAGGGATAATCAATCAACAATCACACCACTGCGCAGATCCCCACGGTTCCATCCAGCTGGTAATGGTTTGGGCAAACAACTGCTGCCTCAGAGTCCCCCTGAAGTTACTCATAACCGAAAGACTCCAAATGCTTCAGGGAAAGATAAGAATATAACTAACCTTAGGAGTAGCCAGAGAAATGCTGCAGCAAAGGCTTTGCCAAGGACAAAAAATGACAAGGAGCCGCAGCCACTGTGTTCGAATTCCCCGGATATTCCTATCAGGCAACAGATTGCAGATCTATCTTgcaaaaagaaagagaagaaacaGCTAAACTCCAACCATTGTGAGGTGCTAACTAGAAAGAGGAAGAGAGGCACTGAAGGCAGATCCTCACCAAAGAGACAAAATTACCAGGACCTCCAATCACTGCCTCCAGGTAGCCAAGAAATTGCAACTAGCAATGAAACCAGAAAAGTCAGACACCAAAAAGGTAAAAATAAAAAGGATTTGGCTTTGGTGGTGCAGCCCAAAATTGGGGATGATAGACTGATGAACACTGAGGAAAATAATGAAGATCCAACTTGGACTGAAAGAGAAAGAAAACAAAATTTTCATGGTTCAGATGATTGGACAGAAGAGCAGGATGTCGCATTGCGCAAGGCATACTTCAGTGCCCGACCTTCCCCGCATTTCTGGAAGAGAGTTTCCAAACTG GTGCCAGGGAGATCTGCTGAAGAGTGCTTCAACAGAATCCATGCTGATCTCTCAACACCTACTCGTATTGCCCCTCGGACTAGGACATGCAAAGCAAAGTTTTCTCCTCTAGCAAATTTTTCATTATCTGATCCTGAACTTCCAAATCTCTTGGAACCTGCAGTCGGGATGCAAAGGACTTCTAAACAAAAGAGCCTAGCAGCACAAAAGACAGTGAGACACTTGCTGCAAAAGCATTGCCTCATTGATCATGCTCATGAGGCTGATCACTTCTCAATATTTGAATCCTCACCAAGTGCCTTACAATTGAACATTTCTTTTGAGGattttccagggactcctcacAGTTGTATGAATTCAGGTTCTTTGCTCAGGTTCAGCGCAAGTTCTTCAGGACAAAAGAAACCATTTTCACGGTTGAAAACTAAGCCAGATGAACCAAGCCCAGGAGTTTTGAAGCCTGTGAAGAATGTTATCTTGCATGAGAAGTACATTGACCAGTTGTCTCGCAGGGAAGGCACAAGAAGGCCTCGCAGAAAGACTCCAGGTTCTAAAGCTGCTGACTCAGTGAAGGCTCATTCTGAGCAGAAAGCTGGTGATCTGAAGGCTGCCAAAAATGCTCTCATCTCGGAAGCAACTGACTTTATAAGCCATTTTAAGAAGCTGCAAGCTAATTCCCTTGCGCATGTCATCGAAaatagtgaagatgatgatggTACTGAAGGTGACTGA
- the LOC112889113 gene encoding uncharacterized protein LOC112889113 codes for MADNGRATTPSAAMHATSTLLSPVVGLDFTGEQVYLDDLLSSRILAQEFISADRLMKRFCQLPTGFIEVHIDFVGLVLPIKDIVKGKVKIHDHRVSDHLIFNSTNFTCTKSNWSHGSFPFVASPSSDCFHQKN; via the exons ATGGCAGATAACGGCAGGGCAACCACTCCCTCTGCAGCGATGCACGCAACCTCCACGCTTCTGTCTCCAGTCGTCGGCCTTGACTTCACTGG TGAGCAAGTCTACCTAGATGATTTGCTGAGTTCTCGCATTTTAGCTCAAGAATTCATCAGTGCTGATAGACTCATGAAGCGGTTTTGTCAG CTACCAACAGGTTTTATTGAGGTCCATATAGATTTTGTTGGCCTGGTACTACCTATCAAAGATATTGTGAAAGGGAAGGTGAAG ATACATGATCACCGCGTGAGTGACCATCTCATCTTCAACTCCACAAATTTCACATGCACCAAATCCAATTGGAGCCATGGATCTTTTCCTTTTGTAGCCAGTCCATCATCGGACTGTTTCCACCAAAAAAATTGA